Sequence from the Botrytis cinerea B05.10 chromosome 12, complete sequence genome:
TctcatttattatatctcttGAAATTATCATTCGAATTTACAGTAACAGTGTTTTTCCGTCTCGTGACAGATCTTCTTCCCGTATCAACCACCATCTTCCGCAGTGACTTTCCTGTACAAGCATCCACGGCGAAAAGCGAACCTCGCAATCCTTTACTCCGACGAGCTTTCTTCGGAATTGCACCATTGCGATGGAGTTAGGATCACGGATTTAACCTTCCTTTCCAGTCATGAAGTGTGAATTTGACAAGATTTGTGATCAATGGCCCCGTCGGCTCCACTCTCTACCCAGCATGCAACCTAGTGGAGGGGTAGATTTGGTTATTCCAGATCTATGCGTGCCTGCGTAATCTTTTGGTTATAAGTACCGATTGTTGCTGTTGTGTTTTGGATCAGTCATCTGGTTGACTTCTTTTATCCTCTTGCATCAAGATCGAATACCCATCTACCTTCAAACCGCAACacatattaaaaaaatggCTTCCAACCCACCTCAGAGATGTTGTACTCTAGGTGTGAAGCACGAGTAAGTTTTAATTCTCTTGGTGAGGGAGGAGTCTGTGGATGTGAAGCTGATGGAAATCTTATCTTAGGGGTGCTCCAACTGGATCTACTATCAAGATTGCTGATACCATTGAGACCTATGTTGCTGAGCCTACAGAAAAGGTTCACAAGGATACTGCCATCCTTTATCTTCCAGATGTTATCGGTATCTGTATGTATTTCCTCCATCATTCACGgcgatttcaatttcaagcAACTAATCAATATTCCTTCAAACAGGGCAAAACTCCCAGTTGATGGCCGATCAGTTTGCCGCCAACGGCTACTACACCATCGTCCCCGATCTCTTTAACGGCGATCCAATCTCTCTTAATCGTCCTGAAAGTTTCGACTTCATGCAATGGTTAACCAAGGGTTCTGATGGAAACAACCCACATACATTTACACATGTTGATCCTATCGTTCAAAAGGCcattgaattcttgaagTCTAAGGGATACACCAAGATTGGAGCTGTCGGATACTGTTTTGGTGCTAAATACGTCGCTCGATTTATGGCTGAAGGAAAGGGTATTGATGTGGGATATGTTGCTCATCCTTCGTACgtttttcatttcatttccttcatcCCACTCCTCCAATCCCCGAAAACACTCTACATCCAACCCCAACCTTGAGTAACAAACTGACACTCTCCCAAGTTTCGTCGACGAAGATGAACTTCGCGCAATCAAGGGAcccttctccatctcagCCGCTGAAACCGACGAAATTTTTCCAGCCGAAAAACGTCACAAATCAGAAGAAATCCTCAAGGAGATTGGTGCTACTTATCAAGTCAATTTGTTCAGTGGAACTGTCCATGGTTTCGCGGTTAGATGTGATTTGAGCAAGAAGATAGAGAAATATGCCAAGGAACAGGCTTTCTTGCAGGCCGTGACTTGGTTTGACGAGTATTTGATTTAGAGATAGGGCCGAGAATGAGGTTAAAGATGAAATCGTGAGAGGGAGGATGGTACAAGAGTGAAAGAAGTAGAGGAGAGGAGCAATTTTCACAGGTGTACGCGAGTTTCCGAAGAAGAAGCGCGTATAGAAGCGCGAATAAATGAATACCAATGCACTTTAAACCATGATATAAAAGATTGGCATGGTAGAGAATTATTTAATGACGATTGAATTAGAGTATCGGCACTATAAGCAATGACAACAAGAGATGAGTGCATCATGGCGGACTCTATTTTGAGGGTCACCATGAGAGGGAATGAGAACGTACAAACACTTCTTACAACTACCAAGCAACGGATACAGACATTGAGAATTCACTAGGTTATAACTTATATCCAACTACCGCAACCAATGCATACCTAGTGTTTATGCCAAGGCGCGACGGGAAAATCcacatacctaggtaatatatgtatgcagTTTGTCTCGTTTCCGTCATCCACTCCACTTACTTCCATCCTGCAATTGAGGGGTACAGGAGGCGAGTGTGCTTGGAGGGTAGTTTGATAGAGTTTCGGGAGCTTGGTGAAGGGGGTGCTCTGACATTGTGGTGTCTGTGGTTTCCAGTATTTGGGGGGGTGACATCATACTTGGAAGTTAAGTGAGTTGCGTGTGTTGATGAAGTAACGAAGCGCTTGGAACATAGGGGTTCAGTAGTAGATGTGAAAACGTATCTCGCATCTAACTTTTTTACCCCCTTCCGAGATGCTGAGTGTCTATCTGCGAGGCGTGCTAGGTGCTCGCCACAACTTCTCTTCCATGACGTGTAGAGAGGATAACCCGGGCTCTTCGTCGTGGCATCTAACCCACAGCGCGGGAGACCACAGATCGCGTAATTGCCGTCGTTGATCTCTCGTGTCGTATTTGAATAAGAAGATAAGATGGTGATCTCTAATCGAACAGCATAGCAAAACGTCCCATCAGCTGATTCGGCGGTAGGAACAATGCGACCGCCTTTCGCTTCTCCCTCTTATCAGAACAAATGAATCAATCAGCCTTCCCCATATAAAGTTCCAaccaagaaaaaaagaaaataaacgGACAAGGATGAAAGCTCCTGCAAGGCGGAGGTGAACCCTTGTGAATCATGTATGTGCTTGAGGgacattttctttccaacgTCAGCAACAAAGATTGACCAGATTCCGCACCACTTTTTCCCAACATGAATACCTGCAGATGATCTACGATACCTTGTTGCATGCCGGAATTTATTTCTAGATTTCTTTCAATGAGACTATTCCCAACGTACCAAGCGAGGAGATGGTAGACGGCGCCTGTTTCCCGATAACACGATATGATAAGGAATTGAAACACACAGATTGGTTGATCGGACGGAttcgaaaggaaaagaaaagaaaacatagAGATATAGGATCGGGACCCCACACCTTAGAACAGCTTAGAGGCATGAGAGAAAGGCTTGGTAAAGCATCCAAGAAGAGCATTATTTGCTAGAGCTATCAATGAAGAAGACAACATGTCTTCCGGGTATGGTATTCTCATGTTCGCTGTCATATGCCCCCGACTAACAATGTCTCTAATGCAGTTCACTCAAGGACCTAACGAAAGCGATCAAAACATCAGTAACGACTTCTACCCGATTACCACTTCCAGACGACCTTGTGCGGATTATCCATATCTACCTGGAGAAAAATGCTACCCACGATGAATCCGACGCCTCCAAGGTTCAGGAGGAATTGCTCTCTATTTATGAAAGGGATGTCTGTGACCATCCTGCCCGCTATGCCCCCTTCTTATCCATATTGCGAAAGCTTCGAACCTCGATAAAAGGTGGTGGCAGAATGTTACAATGGTGGGATAAATTATGCATACCAGTATTGAGTCATCTTGGAGAGGAAAAGGGATTGGCTTTGGAAGCTAGGAATACTTTACTGGATATTCTCATTTATGACGAAGACGACGAACATGTAGAAGATGCGATTACTACTTCGGATACGGTGGCAGAGAACTTGATCGCTATCTGGCTGGCGAAGTGTAATAGTGTCGCTGCACACCTGGATGAGAATTCGAAGTTCATTGAGAGTCAATTAAGGAGTATACTGATATCATTTGGAAGGAAGAGGCCAAAGGTATGTGCACTACATCATCTAGGAATGGAGGTGAAATCCTAACGAGATACAGAACTTTTTGACTGCTATCAACCAATTCTTCGTTAAAAAAGACAGTCGAATTCTTGCGCTCTCATTACTTTGCGAATTTATTCGACACCAACCTCCTCATCTACATCAACTCCTTCAAACTCCTCTCTTCGAGAATCTTCTACGATGTTTGCAAATAGATACTTCGACTCGAGTGGTATCACTGGCAATGACAGCTTTGATTATGTTTCTGCCTCATATCCCAAGCTCTCTCTCCAAGCATCTCCCTGcgcttttcaatatctacagTAGGATGCTTTTTTGGGATAGAGAGCGAAAGTATGAGGATAATTCGGCACCTGACGATCGAGATGACAGAAGTACTCACAGTACAAGTTCCTGGACGAAACTATCTTACTTGCTGGACTCGGAAGATGTATCAGTTCCGGAATTATTACACTACTACACATTTCTTTACGGCCTTTATCCGATGAATTTCATGAGTTACATTCGAAAACCGCAAAAGTTCCTAAGGCATCAAGGATTCCCGGGCGCCAATGAATTCGCGGTTGAGCCTATGGAAATAAGACAACGATCTGAACCTTTCAGGCAACTCCATCTTTTACATCCAAATTTCTTCACAATGACTATCGATCAGGAATTATCAGATACTAATCGATGGATGAAAAGTGAAGCATCGGATGTTGTGACTGAATGCATGGCATTATACATACCAGGATATGCTCAACAAGCTCCATTATCAAGATCACAGTTACCAAACCTACACATTGATACTAATGCTGACGTCCCAGATCAGCCATTGACTGAACATAACGCATTCACACCGGCCCAATCTCGGCACACCAGTTGGAGGTATGCTGGACCGCCTACCATCGCGTCGCCAGAAGCACTACGAAATTCTATACTAAGGAGGGCATCATTCACAAGTCAATCAATGCCTTCGATTGCGGACTCCCCTATCTTGAGACCGGAAAGGCGATTAGATAGTCCTACATTGCCTCCAGTCATCGCCACGTCGCCTTCGCATACTCATCTACAAGATATGCTGGATTCTCAACGAGCTGGTTCAATTAGAGGTGGTATTTATCAGACTTTGACGAATGATAGCGTGCAATCGCTTGCGTTGAGCCATCATGCCCAAGATAATACTTCTCACGTTGATTCATACTTGCAATCACTCACCCGTGCACACGCCCTCCGTTCACCATCTTTGAGACCCGGGACAAATGATTCTACGAAAGTTGCATACTTACAGAGAGACATTATGTTATTGAAAAATGACTTGAATTTTGAACGCTATCTTAAGCAGCAACATCTTACTCATATTGGACAACTTCGTCGAAAGGCTATCCGTGAAGCAAGAGTCGAAGCCGAGACTCAAAACTTGATCAACTCCAACAAAATCTTGAGAGCGAAGCTAGAAGATACCAAGAAAGCCATTGTACaaatgaaaaaagaatttgacaAAAGCCGAAATCATTCTAGGAAATGGGAATCTGATTTGACGGCTAAACTACGATTATTGAAGGAGGAGCAAAAGAAGTGGATAGTGGAGGGTGATCAATTAAAGCGTGAATTGTCTGCATCGAAGATTGATATACACAATCTAAGGCAGCTGGTCGTTCAAGCCGAATATAAAGTGTCTCATGCTACCCAAGAAATTCAAGTAGTGGAATCAAATAAGGAAGAATTAGAGCGATTACGCATCGAGGCCGAAAAGCTCACTACGAAGTTACGAAGATATGAAGCTCGAGAAGTTGAAATGGACCAGGCGAaacaagatgaagaacaaGCTTACAACACTATCGAAATCCTCAATATGAAGTTAAAGGCCAAGGATGCGGAAATACAACAATTGATtgccaaatttcaaaaagagcTTCAAGAAGCGCAAAATGCTAGTCCAACTGGTTTCAAGCAACTCGATCCTGCAAAGCAAAAGATTATTGACGAGGCATTAGCAGGGTCACGACGACGCATGGATGATATGAAGACAGCCCAttctaatcttttgaaacGATATACAAAGTTACAGCAAGACCACCTGGAAGCGCTTACAGCGCAAGATAGAGTGTCTGATTTACCTATGAGTATTGATGGATCCCCTGGGCCACATATTCCTCCAAGAGATCATCGTCGCTTGACTCATAGCTATTCAGATTCGGCAAGGCCAGGAAGTCTTGTACCTAAAGCAACGTTTCCACTCACAGGCACATCAAGTTTTATTGCTCGGCCCAGGATAGATTCTCACAGTCCAACATCAGGCCATGCATTTAGGTCAACGCCTACAAGTGCACCTACCAGTCCGGATTTTTATGGGGGTAGATTTTCTCATTCCAGTACCTTCGGCCCCGCGCCAGGCTCGTCACATTCGGACGGAACAATGAGTAGAGATGGCAATAATAGCGATAGGGACTCTTTTGAAGCCCAGAGCAAGCCAAAAGCTAAGCCGCAAGGTGAAATGAGAGGTTATGGTCGTGGTGAGTACACTCAACTTTCCAATTTAGTAAATCGTCCATTGAAttcaaagttgaagaaagatgataCTTTGTCTCTTGTGTTTTCTGACTCTTTATAATCATTGTCTAACATTCAAGCAGGAGGGGTTGGAAATATTGGAGCAGCGAAGAAGGATAAGGATAATGGAAAGGATAAAGATaaagggaggaaggagggaagTGGGAGTGGTGCGGAAGAGAGTCCAAAGAGTAGTccgaaggaaaagaagaaggggagtGGATTGAGAGGGCTGAGGGCATTTGTATAAAGTAAAAGTTGTTGAGTTgattggatgggtggatgggtggatgaatTAAGTGCATATGGGAAGGGCAGGGAGCGAATTTttccaccaaaaaaaaaccggtggttggatgggatgggaatggggatggggagttGGAAAAACGTATATAATTTGTGCGATTGCTGGCCTACTTTGTCTTTTATGGGTTGGtcgatgatgattgattatttgcTTCATCTACTGTTTTCACTGGAGGCGTTCGGTATgaaaatgggatgggaaaggaaatgggaatgggggtGGGTGGTTCACATTGATGAAAAAGTTTGAGGATGtatatgaatatttgaatttgcaAATACCACTCTTCTTCCAGCCTTTCAACTCATCTCTGGAGTTGCTCTGATAGATATCGTGGTGTGAATGCGCTCCTGATTGATAAAGGATCGATTTCCACCAATTCCACGGAGACtagtatagatagataccatGCTCTTTTCTGATATCTGGGGAGACAAATATCAACAACGAATCAATTCTCAGCCGATCACGCTGACAAAGTTAAGCCGATGAATACCGCAAACCCGAGGTCTGATGCTGAGATTTTTGGTCTCATTGTTCAGTAGGTGTAAATAGAATTTGCGAAATAATTGGGtatgaaagaatgaaagagtGAGAACTGTTGTCTTGTTTGCGAGCGAGAGGATATCTCTTTGGGCCAATTTATGTGAATCTTGAAGCAATATCTCTATTCCAAACCTTGGACGATTGTATTTGGGAATGGCAAAATAAACATCCACATGTGCTTTGTGCATCCATTTCTGCGAGGGGAAGATTACCGAGTACCGACCGATTGTAAGGCGCTAGTATGACGTTTGCGGGTGAAGAGTGAAGGGTGCAGCCAGAAGAGTGTAGACAGAAAACAGAGACGCTGCACAAATACATGCGATTTGATTGAAGGTCTCTCTTCAAGACATTACGAAGAATTCGGTCTCCTAAGATCCTGCGAACAACTTGCAAATTTACAGATGGAATCTTGAGAGAAACTTTGCCCCATGGAATGAGAGAAACTGTTTTGGTAATCTTGCATTGATTGATAAGAGAGGAATTAGAATCAAACAAATGGGAATGATATGACCAAGGATGCCTCATCGAGCTCAACAAATATATCTACAGAACAGAACGGATCACGAGAGACAAACGACAACAACACAGTCGAAGCAATGGCGAGCGCAGTCGCTGATGGGAGGAGAAAATCCGCGCCAGCTCTCTGTCCCACGGATGATGATACGGTAGTATTGGGGAATAAGCAGTCGAGGATAGGGCAGAAGGGGGGGcttggagaagaggggaggtTAAGGACAGCGGGGAAGGAGATTAGAAACAAACAAAGTTGGGATTACATATGGAGAACGGGATTGGCGGGGGGCTTGGCTGGTAGTGCGGTATGTATTCTATTTACGATTTTCTATCAGTTCTTTCTGCGGATTCTACAGGAAGAAATATCCAGGGCATCAAGAGCGATGTAGCTGACAGCATTCACCCCAGGCAAAAACCGTAGTCGCCCCCCTGGACCGGGTAAAAATCCTCTTCCAAGCCAGCAATCCTCAGTTCGCCAAATATACCGGCTCTTGGTTTGGCTACATCACAGCCATGCGCGATATCCACAGCGACGAGGGACTGCGCGGACTCTTCCGCGGACATTCTGCGACTATCCTCCGTATCTTCCCATACGCTGCGATTAAATTTCTAGCATATGAGCAAATCCGCGCCGCGATAATACCGAAACATGAATACGAGACGCCATTCAGAAGATTGATTAGTGGTAGTTTGGCGGGAGTAACGAGTGTATTTTTCACTTATCCCCTGGAGGTTATTAGGGTTAGGTTGGCGTTTGAGACAAAGGGACGGAGCGCGGGGTTGGGGGAAATTTGCAGGAGGATATACCATGAAGTTCCGCCACAGCCTAAATTATCTACTACAAATGGGGCAGGAGGTCTAGTTGCCGGGGCAGAGAATGCGATGCAGAGCATTGTTCCCAAAAGCGGATTGGCAAATTTTTATAGAGGATTTTCGGCGACGATATTGGGGATGTTGCCGTATGCTGGAATGTCATTTTTGACGCATGATACCGCGGGAGATTTATTAAGACATAAGAGTATAAAACAGTACACGACACTTCCGAAACCAGCACATTATGCGGAGAATAAACCAGCGCCGCTTAGATCGTGGGCGGAATTATTCGCGGGTGGTGTAGCGGGATTGGTGTCTCAAACGAGCGCGTATCCGTTGGAAGTGATAAGGAGGAGAATGCAGGTCGGAGGAACTGTGGGGGATGGGAGAAGGCTGCATATTGGGGAGACGGCGAGGATGATCGTTagggagagggggtggaGAGGGTTTTTTGTGGGGTTGACGATTGGCTATGTCAAGGTTGTGCCGATGGTTGCGGTGAGCTTTTATGTTTATGAGAGGGGGAAGGGATGGTTGGGTATTTAGGATGAAGAGTTTAGATGGgaagattttggaggagCACTGGATAGATTTTGGTGTGGTACTGTGCTGGGTATTGTGTTTGGtggtattgatattgtatgtatgtatgtatgcattttCATTGGGAAGACGGAAAGATGGGAAGATGGACATTCTTGGAATATTGATCCGGTGGGAAGGGCATATTGATACTAAAACTCGAAGCtttagaattagaaatgGGAGTTATGTATTGTCTAGGTTGATCTTGATATCAGCTGTTGCCATTTTTCATTAAGCATATAGATGTGAAAATTTCGAGTGCGGTTACAGTAGACCAAGCGGATCTTCTATCTGCATTCTTTATCTTCGTCCCAgctttccatctcatctcatctcacaagGAATAGTCGGATTGAGAATCTCAATGTTAGTATGACAGTGAAATGGTACAAAGGCGAAGTCGTGCGTCGTCTTAAGTTTTTCAGCTGAGAGACTACTCGCATATCGTGTGTGTAGTGTGTATGTAGTGTGTAGTTTATGCATGGATATACAGGAGAGATGggatgttttttttgttttttttttttggttttttggtttttCTTGACTTGAAGTGCAGCGGGTGGATGCATGGTGTTTGTGGCTTTGTGAGATAGGGAGTTGGGCGGATGAGTGGAGGTTGGGGACCGGGATGGGAGAAAGGCTGAAATTGAGAGGAGGTGAGGGAGCAGGTCGGTGGGATACGGAAGGGGAAAGATGGATCTAAAGCGGGGGTTGAGACAATACTGTTCTCGTCGCGAGGTATCgatctttattttttattttatttttttgcaAACAATGCTTTGTTGGGCAGAATGAATGGTTTGGTATCGGCGAGTGGGTATGCGCTCTCAAGACTTCGTGCGTGAGAATGTGCTTTCGAAATCTGTTGTACTTGTACTTTGTACCTGCTTGTACTCATGGTTGTGTAACTATATGcctctcatcccatcttatCTAATGAGGTTGACTTCTTCATTGTCATGTTCTATTCTCTAGCATATACTTTCATTTGGCGTTTCATCTTATCAAGGCCGATGCTAGCTACTCGTCCTTTTCAAATTATCTAAGCGAGGGGTGAATTTTGAGATAACTCACTAAAGTTCTAGCTCTAGTCTACTCTATCTCTAAATCCAAACAACTAAACCAGGACAGACAAATGCTCGGCCGAATCTTCTATCCCGCTCTCCTCGCCGCTCCTCCTCGTCTCCCTCGCTCGTCCTCCCTTTCACTCCcatcaagaatgaaaaagTTAACTCCAAGCCAAATGGCAAcacttctcctcctcctctcaaccatctcttctctcctacTCAGCTCTACATATCTCCCTCTTATCGAACGATATATCTGTAGCGCTTATactccatcttcctctcccctctctttcGTCTCTTCGAATCCATCTGTATCCTCTGAAGAAATATGTAAATCCCCACGAATACAATCACGGGTAGCGGAGATGAATGGGATATTTCAGTTTTTGAGCTTTCTTCCGGGGATCTTCTTAGCGGGGCCTTGGGGCTGGATTGCAGGGAGATGGGGGATGAGGAGAGGGGTTGTGGGGTTGGTTGCTGGGAGTGGGGTTTTGGGGGGCGTGTGGTGGGGGTTTGTTTGTGAGTTTTCTTTGCGGTTGTTTCTGTTTTTGATGAGTTGCGTGTTTTAGGGATTTGAAGCTGTGGAGATGCT
This genomic interval carries:
- the Bcleu5 gene encoding Bcleu5, which produces MTKDASSSSTNISTEQNGSRETNDNNTVEAMASAVADGRRKSAPALCPTDDDTVVLGNKQSRIGQKGGLGEEGRLRTAGKEIRNKQSWDYIWRTGLAGGLAGSAAKTVVAPLDRVKILFQASNPQFAKYTGSWFGYITAMRDIHSDEGLRGLFRGHSATILRIFPYAAIKFLAYEQIRAAIIPKHEYETPFRRLISGSLAGVTSVFFTYPLEVIRVRLAFETKGRSAGLGEICRRIYHEVPPQPKLSTTNGAGGLVAGAENAMQSIVPKSGLANFYRGFSATILGMLPYAGMSFLTHDTAGDLLRHKSIKQYTTLPKPAHYAENKPAPLRSWAELFAGGVAGLVSQTSAYPLEVIRRRMQVGGTVGDGRRLHIGETARMIVRERGWRGFFVGLTIGYVKVVPMVAVSFYVYERGKGWLGI